A window from Moritella yayanosii encodes these proteins:
- a CDS encoding polysaccharide lyase, whose amino-acid sequence MKKLLLCVFTGTFLVACGGSSSTDDNIQTGPLDPSKIHDVVPYVNYNNAPGIIDNINFDGQQNGGYTSAMFNSDFNNEWGNVSGEANIIDRNGSKQLAVTHPKGYYKKGISGGKHLNEFNELYFSYQITFGKDYDFSMGGKMPGLAGLNPNVSAKPDGCKTIGEDEGFSLRSMFRENGRAIGYFYHQDKTKSCGDEIDYQHEGKNFSFKREKTYLIEQYVKINDANQANGIVTIYVNGFKVLERTNMTFSENGIYAINYQYTQLWHGGNSSSWAVDRDSTAYLDDFTLSTQPLSYTK is encoded by the coding sequence TTGAAAAAGTTATTACTTTGCGTATTTACTGGTACATTTTTAGTCGCTTGCGGTGGTTCTTCATCTACAGATGACAACATTCAAACGGGGCCACTTGATCCGAGCAAGATTCACGATGTAGTACCATATGTTAATTATAACAACGCGCCAGGTATTATCGATAATATAAACTTTGATGGCCAACAAAATGGTGGTTACACCTCGGCTATGTTCAACTCAGATTTTAATAATGAATGGGGAAATGTTTCTGGTGAAGCTAATATCATCGACAGAAATGGTTCAAAGCAGTTAGCGGTAACTCATCCCAAAGGCTATTACAAAAAAGGCATTTCCGGTGGTAAGCATTTAAACGAATTTAACGAGTTGTATTTTTCATATCAAATCACATTTGGTAAAGATTACGACTTTTCTATGGGCGGGAAAATGCCAGGCTTAGCTGGGTTAAACCCAAATGTAAGTGCTAAACCAGACGGTTGTAAAACAATCGGCGAAGACGAAGGTTTCAGCTTACGTTCGATGTTCCGTGAAAATGGTCGTGCCATTGGTTATTTCTATCACCAGGATAAGACTAAGTCATGTGGTGACGAAATTGATTATCAACATGAAGGCAAGAACTTCTCATTTAAACGTGAAAAAACCTATTTAATTGAGCAATACGTGAAAATTAACGATGCGAATCAAGCGAATGGCATTGTAACCATCTACGTAAATGGTTTTAAAGTACTTGAGCGTACCAATATGACATTTTCAGAAAACGGTATTTATGCAATCAATTATCAATATACCCAGTTATGGCATGGCGGTAACAGCAGTAGTTGGGCTGTAGATCGTGATTCTACCGCTTATTTAGATGATTTCACCTTAAGTACACAACCTCTTAGCTATACAAAATAA
- a CDS encoding DMT family transporter has protein sequence MTNNHRADFILVITTVLASAGWIFSREAIQVLPSSGFIGLRFILASLLLLPFCYRGLLSIDRKTLFEASSVGCFLGAAILLWIYAIAHSDSLGEGAFIMSLSMLFVPIIAWLFFKNRPPRVFWFSLPFAIIGLMFLSQGSSWSLSGSQIWFVLSALMLAIQFNLNSHFSQKIPTLVLTCIQLFVTGILGVIVSLFTETWPEIIGMKTWGWLAMSVLIATSLRFALQTAGQKNTTTANAAIIMILEPVWTVILSMVWYDEVLGFTQVIGCGFIIFSLLIYRGSEKIRSLIKL, from the coding sequence ATGACCAACAATCACAGAGCCGATTTTATACTAGTGATCACCACTGTCCTTGCTTCTGCAGGGTGGATATTTTCCAGAGAAGCAATTCAAGTTTTACCAAGCTCGGGATTTATCGGATTAAGGTTTATCCTTGCTTCATTATTATTATTGCCCTTTTGTTATCGTGGACTGTTATCGATAGATCGTAAAACATTATTTGAAGCCTCAAGTGTTGGCTGCTTTCTTGGGGCTGCAATATTACTGTGGATCTATGCAATTGCTCACAGTGACTCATTAGGCGAAGGTGCTTTCATCATGAGCCTTTCTATGCTTTTCGTTCCTATCATTGCTTGGTTATTTTTTAAAAACCGCCCTCCTCGCGTATTTTGGTTTTCGCTGCCCTTTGCAATTATCGGTTTGATGTTTTTATCGCAAGGCAGTTCGTGGTCCTTATCAGGTAGCCAAATTTGGTTTGTGCTATCAGCGCTGATGCTTGCCATCCAATTTAATTTGAATAGTCATTTTTCACAGAAAATCCCCACATTAGTACTTACTTGTATTCAGTTATTTGTTACAGGAATATTAGGCGTAATCGTTTCATTATTCACAGAAACTTGGCCTGAAATAATTGGGATGAAAACATGGGGATGGTTAGCGATGAGTGTATTGATTGCGACAAGTCTACGTTTCGCTTTGCAAACGGCAGGACAAAAAAATACAACCACAGCAAATGCAGCCATCATTATGATCTTAGAACCAGTGTGGACAGTTATCTTAAGCATGGTTTGGTATGACGAAGTATTAGGGTTCACACAAGTTATTGGCTGTGGCTTTATTATTTTTTCATTGTTGATATATCGCGGAAGTGAAAAAATACGTTCATTGATTAAGTTATAA